The sequence below is a genomic window from Oreochromis niloticus isolate F11D_XX linkage group LG3, O_niloticus_UMD_NMBU, whole genome shotgun sequence.
ccttcagttttcaggcccctcttctgtggaaccagcttccagtttggattcaggagacagacactatctctactttcaagattaggcttcaaactttcctttttgctaaagcatatagttagggctggaccaggtgatcctgaatcctcccttagttatgctgcaatagacgtaggctgccggggattgccatgatgcactgggtgtttcttcttcactcactatgtgttaatagacctctctgcatcgaatcatatctgttattaatctctgtctctcttccacagcacgtctttatcctgtcttccttctctcaccccaaccggtcgcagcagatggccccgcccctccctgagcagatggccccgcccctccctgagcctggttctgctggaggtttcttcctgttaaaagggagtttttccttcccactgtcgccaaagtgcttgctcatagggggtcatatgattgttgggtttttctctgtatgtattattgtagggtctagcTTACAGTATAAAGGGCCTTGaggggactgttgttgtgatttggcgctatataaataaaactgaatgaatgaatttatcTATAAAAATCATGCCACATTTTATTAGTTTCATTTGATTACTATTATTATCTTTATTAGTATTTTTAGTACTCTATACAATCTTCTTTCCTCCCGTGTTAGTAGTCAGTTTTGAATGCAGGATACAAATCCCTTGAAATCGCATTGACATTTGGGAATTTAAAATTGGGAAGCTTCATGAGCAGCTGCACTGAAAGCAGTCTGTACACAGCTGGATTTCATCCAGGGTGGCCATAAAGGATTTCTTAAGTGCATTCAGGAATTAGCAGTACAAAGGGTGACTGATGGTCATTTCACAAACAAGGTCAGTGTCACAAAACAGCTGCTACAACCAGTCTCTGTGTAACGATCACCAGGTTTAGTGTGACATTATTTCACTGAATTATTACAAGCACTATATTGTTAAAATGTGACaagaaacaaacatgaaaacagggTTTTGTTCTATCGCAGCTCCACAATTCTGCTCCAACACAGCGATATTATGTTCAGCGTCTTTCTGTAAGGGCAAAATGTGTTTCCTTTGAGACATTTGTGTACAGTCACATATAAAACACAGGCAACAGTAACAGTTATCAGCAGTGATGTGCAACTGAGTCAAATTCCATTACCATAAAAATACCTCTGTTACTTTTATAAGCAGGAATTACTTCATCTGCGACATGCTGAAACGAAGAAACATGTCAGTAATcaggacagtgtgtgtgtgtgtgtgtgtgtgtgtgtgtgtgtgtgtgtattctgtACCACATAGAAAACATATTCACAAAAAGATTGTTTCTGTACTTTCCCTCCTGTCATTATGACTTTAGATTCAAGAGTTATATTTAAATGTGCCCTGTAGTCAGAGGGACCAGATGCATTCGTCACCACTCTTTCCTTCTGAAACAGAGTTTGTTTATGTAAATGTCTTCACTGTTTTAAACACAGCTCTGCACCCCTGCTGAGGGGTCAGGAGCTCCCTGTTTATCATGAGACCCCGAGATCCAGTGGTAGCAGTCAGCGGTATTCTTATCGTGTGCTGTAACTCTATAGCGGTTGCAGTAGACAAAACCGAGTGCCACCATTACCACAATGAAGATGCAGATGGGTATGAAGAGTCCCACCATGAGCCAAATGCTCCCCTTTTTCTGGACAGAATCCGAGCTGTCATCACCTCCCTCGTCCTCAGTTGGGGGCGGCTGGGAGGAAGCCAGCCCGGTGGGAAAGGCCAGGTTTTGACTGGGGGTAAATTCCACAAAGGTCATTTCCTCTTTGCTTAACTCCGCCTCTGTGAACTGAAAGTTTTCCCTGAGGAGATTCCTCTGTGTTTCTCCTTCTGGCTCTTTGTGGTAACCGGACTCTTTAGGCATGTCTGTGACAGAATCCAGTGGAATCTTGCTTGATGTAACGAGAGCCGCCTGCCAGTTCCAAGCGCCGTCTGAGATTGTTGAGGTGAGGTATAAGGGAAGAGCTGTAGTAGCCTCACCCGCATCTTCCTTGTACGAGTCTGGGGTAGCGCTGGAGCTAAGGAGATGAGGAGTATTGTAGGCAGTTGGTGACAAAACCTTCAGCTCAGACTGAGATCTCTGACCACCGTTTGACCAGTCAGCTCGTTCTacagcttcttcttcatcttcatcagtTCCCTGTGTCAGGGGGTCCAGCACTGAATCAGAGAACAGTTTCTCCAGCGGGGCACTGGTGGCCCAAATTACATCAGAATTCAAAACTCTGGTGGACTCTGTCAGCCAGTTTAGAGATTCCTCCTCATGTGTAGACCAGTCAGTGTGGCGCTGCTCTGGGTTCCAGTCATAGTCCCACAGAGGTCCAGCCTGACCTGTGACCCAAGGAAAAGGAGGAGTGACAGCATATCTGTCGTCTCCTTCCTCTCGCTCCTCACATGAATAGTTATCAGACATGAGTTCAAAGCCTTCACTACAATAGCACTCAAAACCACCTTCATAATTCACACACATCTGCTCGCATGTTCCAGGAATCTCGCACTCATTGATATCCTGGCATTGGCTGGGATGCTCAGGTACTAAGGAATAGCCCAGATGGCAGTGGCAGATATGAGAGCCTGGGGTGTTCTCACAAGCATGTTCACATGGGTCATTTATACACTCATCAATATCCTCACACTCACCCTTATCATTTATATAATAGCCCTCGTGACACTGACATTCAAATGTCCCCAGGGCGTTCACGCAGATCTGCTCACAAGGACTTCCGAGGCACTCGTCCACATCGAGGCAAGTGCGTTCATCCGGTGCAAGCATGTATCCATCAGCACATTCACAGTAGAACTGACCATAATCTGGCATTATGGTCATTTGGTCGTTATCCTTTTCACATAGGTTGCGTGATATAGAGAAATGAGAACAAAGAGGAGATTCTTTGGTCCATCCCACTGAGCCATCTTCCCTCGTCATACATGAAACTGTCTTTTCTTCTTTGGCGCCTGAAGGACAGCGTACGGTAGCAACAGATCCAACGGGTACATGAGTCAGCAGTGTGCTTACAAGGTTAAACGGTGTGGTGTAGGTAACATTGCCTTCGCCCTCACTCCACAGGGGAGGGCACATGCCTGCGTAGGCATAATGGCAAAGATACCCATCTGCAGAGACTGCACAAGCACTGTCTATCCATTTGAAATTATTATCCTGGTCTTCAGTGCTGTAGCCCATAAATACACAGCGAGGCACTGAACACGAGTCAGGGGAGTCCGGTTTCTGCCAGTCGGTATACTCTGTGTCCTGGTCACCGGTAGTCCAAGAGAAACCTCGCAGCCGGGGCGAGGTAGCGCACTGGCGAGGCTGGCGCTGAAGGCCAAACCATACTTGGACAGTGGTGCGTGAGTGGCGCAGATCCACAGTGGAAAAGAGAGTGGCAATAGCGGTTGCATCCACCTTCCGCTTGATGGTGGCCAGGTTGCCATCTTTTTCTTTGCAGGCCTTCCATGATTCCAAAAAGGTTTTGCGTTGAAAATAGACCACAAAGCAGCCATCTGTGTTACACAGTGCATCTCTTTGTCTCAGGTTCTGGGCCAGGACTGAAGAAAATCCAAAAAGCAAAGCCAGCAGGGAGGTTAAGAGAAGAGCACTGCTCACCAGGGAGCCCATTCTTTATTTTAAACCGGCTTTATATGTCCTCTCTCTGCTTGCCTCCCACCCTGATTTTCTTTACACTTTTATTATCTGCCTTTAAAAGATTCTTCTTAATGTGATGTTTTAGTCTGAAATTTCCTCCCTGAATTTtaacttctttttctctgtggtcttcacTCTGTACTGGAGTGTTTGCAGACCCTCTCAAGATTTCAGGAagcagagagggaggagagaaaaGGAAATAGGAGTAAGAAGGAGGGAGTTATAGCAACAAGCAGGACGAGGAGAAGGGGAAAGAGGGAGGGAGTTAAAGGGAGATTAATATGTTTTTGAAAGGGGTGGGGTGAGAGGGGACCCTGTGAATGTGTATGTCAGAGTTGGGGGAGGAATAGcaaactgatttctttttcagAGTATGTCATATGGTTTTCATGAGCTCCATCTGTGGACATAGTTGGTACTCTGCCATTTGGACAAGCAGGCAGATATGTA
It includes:
- the cd248a gene encoding CD248 molecule, endosialin a codes for the protein MGSLVSSALLLTSLLALLFGFSSVLAQNLRQRDALCNTDGCFVVYFQRKTFLESWKACKEKDGNLATIKRKVDATAIATLFSTVDLRHSRTTVQVWFGLQRQPRQCATSPRLRGFSWTTGDQDTEYTDWQKPDSPDSCSVPRCVFMGYSTEDQDNNFKWIDSACAVSADGYLCHYAYAGMCPPLWSEGEGNVTYTTPFNLVSTLLTHVPVGSVATVRCPSGAKEEKTVSCMTREDGSVGWTKESPLCSHFSISRNLCEKDNDQMTIMPDYGQFYCECADGYMLAPDERTCLDVDECLGSPCEQICVNALGTFECQCHEGYYINDKGECEDIDECINDPCEHACENTPGSHICHCHLGYSLVPEHPSQCQDINECEIPGTCEQMCVNYEGGFECYCSEGFELMSDNYSCEEREEGDDRYAVTPPFPWVTGQAGPLWDYDWNPEQRHTDWSTHEEESLNWLTESTRVLNSDVIWATSAPLEKLFSDSVLDPLTQGTDEDEEEAVERADWSNGGQRSQSELKVLSPTAYNTPHLLSSSATPDSYKEDAGEATTALPLYLTSTISDGAWNWQAALVTSSKIPLDSVTDMPKESGYHKEPEGETQRNLLRENFQFTEAELSKEEMTFVEFTPSQNLAFPTGLASSQPPPTEDEGGDDSSDSVQKKGSIWLMVGLFIPICIFIVVMVALGFVYCNRYRVTAHDKNTADCYHWISGSHDKQGAPDPSAGVQSCV